GACCAGCCGGGTCACGCCGCGTGTCTCCCGTCCGCGTCGAGGAGAAGCAGCTCCCCCTCCGGCCGCCCGACCGCCCGGGACACCACGGGGCATTTGCACCGCAGCAGGAACCAGGAGTTCCGATACTTTCCGACGAGCGTCTCGAAATTCCCCTGCCCCTTGGACAGCACCAGGTCCGACGAGGCGAGGCGCTCGCGGAACGGCCCGGCGCACATCTCCGGCACGGTGCCCACCGCCCGGTTCCCGTTCGAAACCAGCTCCCCGAAGGTCGAAAGCCCGAGCTCCGAAGCCTCGGGAAACGTCAGGTCGTCGATGACCGCTCCGCCCTTCACCCCCATCCACAGCGCCTTTCCCCCGGACGCGAGGAGCGACAGGAGCGGGACGTCGAATGCGACCTCCCCCGCGTTGTCGAGCAACACCCCGACGCGGTGCGCCGAAAGGAGCCGATCCCGGAAGCGGGCCGGGAGGCGGTACTCCAGGATCCCCCGGGCGATCGAACCGACCTCCCGGTCCATCGCGTCCTGCTCGATGATCCCCGAATCCATGATGTTGCCGAAGCCCGACATCCAGACGGCGGCCGCCCACCGGTCGGGGGAGGCGTCCACGAGCCCCTTCGCCCACCGGGACATCTCGTCGAAGCGCGCGAGGTGCCGCTCCTTCACCGGCCGGAACGGGTCGTCGGCCGCCAGAACCTCGCGGATGACCTCCTGGATCCGGGTCGCGGTGTCCGCCGGGATCTCGGCCCGGGACGGCAGATCCGGCAGCATCCCGCCGATCCGGGCGGCCAGTGTGACCCTCTCCTCTTCCGAAGCCCCGTGGGCCCGCGCCGCGAGGTCCGCCTGGAGAAGGAAGCAGGGGAAGCACTCGGGGGCGAGGAAGATCATGAATCCCCTTTCGCGGCCTCCTCCACGGCGTCGGCCATCGCCTTGCGGCGGGCGTGGATCTTCCCGCGGAGGACCGGGGAGGACAGCGAGAGGATCTGCGCGGCCAGGTGCCCCGCGTTCTGCGCGCCCGCCTTCCCCACGGCCATCGTGGCCACGGGAACCCCCCCGGGCATCTGGACCGTGGACAGGAGGGCGTCGAAGCCCGCGAGCGGTGAACCGGCCAGCGGCACGCCGATCACGGGCAGCACCGTCACCGCCGCGACGCATCCCGCGAGGTGGGCCGCACAGCCCGCTCCGGCGATGATCACGGAGAATCCTTCCTTCTCCGCGTTCCGGGCGAGCGCGTGGGTCCGCTCCGGGGTTCGGTGGGCCGACGCGACCGTGGTCTCGCTCGGGATCCCGTACGCGTCGAGGACCTTTTTCGCCTCCCGCATCGTCTCCGCGTCGGAGGCGCTCCCCATCAGGATCAGCACCTTCCCCGCCATCACGCGCTCCCCCGCGACAGCGCCTTCCGGCCGATGTCGGTCCGGTGATAGGCGCCTTCCCAGTGGATCTTCCCCGTGGCCCGGTACGCCTTCCCGATCGCGCCCGGAAGGGTGTCGCCGATCGCCGTGACGCCCAGCACGCGGCCTCCGTTGTTGACCAGGCGCCCGTCCTTCAGGGCGGTTCCGGCGTGGAACACGACCACTCCGTCCTCTTTCTCCGCCTCCCCGATCCCGTCGATCGGGAACCCCTTCGCGTAGCTCCCGGGATAGCCGCCGGACGCCATGACGACGCACACCGTGGGCCGCGGGTCGATCTCCATCGTCGCGTCGGTGATCTTCCCCTGCGCGCACTGCAGGAGCAGCGGAACGAGGTCGCTCTTGAGGCGCAGGAAGAGCGGCTGAGCCTCCGGGTCCCCGAACCGGACGTTGAACTCCAGGATCCGCGGGACGCCGTTCTCGATCATGAGGCCGGCGTAGAGGATGCCGCGGAACACGATCCCCTCCGCGCGCAGGCCGGCCAGCAGCGGGTCGAACACCTCCCGGTGCACCCGCTCCTCGACCTGCGCCGACACGACCGGCGCGGGGGAGTACGCCCCCATCCCGCCCGTGTTGGGGCCCGCGTCGTCGTCGCCGATCCGCTTGTGGTCCTGGGACGACGGCAGCGGGACGATCTTGTACCCGTCCGTGAAGACGATGTACGACGCCTCCTCGCCCGACAGGCAATCCTCGACCACCACCCGGTTCCCCGCGTCGCCGAAGACGCGCTTCTCCATGACGTCCTTTAGGAACCCCACGGCCTCCTCGTACGTCTGCGCGACCGCGACGCCTTTCCCCGCCGCAAGGCCGTCGGCCTTGATCACCAGCGGCAATTTGCGGGTCAGGACGTGCTGCTCGGCGTCGTCGTATTCGTCGAAGACGCGGAAGTCGGCGGTGGGGATCCCGTACTTCCGGAGGATCGATTTCATGAAGACCTTCGACCCCTCCATCTGCGCACCCGCGCGGTCCGGGCCGCACACCAGGAGCCCCTCCTTCGTCAGGAGGTCGGTCAATCCCGCCGCCAGCGGCGCCTCCGGGCCGACGACCGTCAGGTCGATCCGCTTCGACACCGCCAGATCGCGGAGCTTCGGCAGGTCGTCCGCGGCGACGGGCACGCACTCCGCGTGCCGCGCGATCCCGGGATTCCCGGGCGCGGCGTAGATCCTCGTCACGAGGGGGCTCTGCGCGATCTTCCACGCCAGGGCGTGCTCGCGGCCGCCGCCGCCGACGATCAGGACCGAAAGACCCATTGCGCTACCTCCGTGCCGGTGGAATTCCTGCTCTAATGCCGGAAATGCCGTACGCCGGTGAACACCATCGCCATCCCGTGCTCGTCCGCGGCGGCGATCACCTCCGCGTCGCGCACCGATCCGCCCGGCTGGATGGCGGCCGTGGCGCCCGCCCCGGCGGCCACGTCGAGGCCGTCCCGGAACGGGAAGAAGGCGTCGGACGCGACCACCGTCCCCTGCGTGGGGTACTGCGCCTTCATGACGGCGATCCGGGCGGAATCCACCCGGCTCATCTGGCCCGCGCCCACGCCCACCGTGCGGTCCTTCATCGCGTAGACGATGGCGTTCGACTTCACGTGCTTGCAGACCCTCCAGGCGAACAGGAGCGCTTCGAGCTCGTCCTCGGTCGGCTTGCGCTTCGTCACCACCTTGAGCGTTCCGGGGTCGAGCACGTGCCGGTCGGAGGTCTGCAGCAGGAGGCCGCCGCTCACCTTCTTCATCTCGTACGACCGTCCCTCGGACCAGCGGAACTCCCCGCCGGTCGACAGCACCCGCAGGTTCGCCTTGGCGGAGAGGATCTTCCGCGCCTCCTTGTCGAAGGAGGGGGCGATGACCGCCTCGAAGAACGTTCCGGCCACCTCGCGCGCCGTCTCGGCGTTCACCGGGCGGTTGAAACCGAGAACCCCGCCGTACGCGGATACCGGGTCGCACTCCCTCGCCTTCTTGAACGCGTCGACCAGGCGCCGCTTCGAGGTCCCCACCCCGGACGGGTTGGTGTGCTTGATGACGACCGCCGCGGGCGTGGCGAATTCGAGGGCCAGCTGCAGCGCCGCGTCGATGTCGACGATGTTGTTGTAGGAGAGCTCCTTTCCCTGGAGCTGGACCGCCCCGCCGAGGGTGGGCTCGTCGGGAAGGGACGAATCGGCGTAGAACGCCGCCGCCTGGTGCGGGTTCTCGCCGTACCGGAGCGCCTGGAGACGGCGCCACTGCGCGCCGAAGGTGGCGGGAAACGGATCCCGTCCTCCCTCCCCGCCGCCGAGGTAGTTCGAGATCGCCGCGTCGTACCGGGCCGTGAGCGCGAACGCCTTGCGCCCCAGCTCGGCCATCGTCGCCTCGTCGAGGTTCCCGGCGTTCTTCTTGAGCTTGCCGAGGATGTCGGCGTAGTCGGCCGGGTCGCACACCACCGCGACCGACTGGCAGTTCTTCGCCGCGGAGCGAAGCATCGACGGACCCCCGATGTCGATGTTCTCGATCGCCTCCTCCCGGGTGCACCCCGGTCGCGCGATCGCCGCCTCGAACGGGTAGAGGTTGACGACCACCATGTCGAACGGGACGATCCCGTGGCTTCCGATCGTCTTCATGTGCTCCGGGCTCCCCCGCAGCGCGAGCAGTCCGCCGTGGATCCTCGGGTTCAGCGTCTTCACCCTGCCGTCCAGCATCTCCGGGAACCCCGTGTACTCCTCGATGAGCCGGACGGGGACCTTCTTCCCGCGCAGGAGCTTCGCGGTCCCGCCGGAGGCGTACAGCTCGACCCCCAGGCGCGATAACGCGCGGCAGAAATCGGCCACGCCGGCCTTGTCGGAAACGCTGACGATCGCCCGATGGATTCTCGCCATGGTCTTTGGACCTTCCTTCGTATGTGTATGGTTGCGTTTAGCCGGCCGGCCGCGTCACGGCTTGATGGGGACGGCTCCGAGGATGGTCTTCAGATCCTCGTCGGCGAACTTGATCCCGAATCCGAGGAACAGGGTCCGGAGGTTCCGCTCGTTCGTCAGGGCGTCGTCCACTCCGCCGGTAACGAAAAGGTTTTTGACGATATCATAGTTGCCGTACAGTTTCAAATGCGGCGGCAGGTCCTTCCGCGCGAAGTCGAAGGCGTCGGCGCCCACCGTCAGGCGGTCCTTCAGGATCTCGTAGTCCAGCCCCACCCCGCCGGTGGACTCCATCACCCCTCCCTTCGCTGTCAGGCCGTGGAACCGCTTGGCGACCAGCGCGGTGAGCTTCAGCTTGTTTTCGAACGTTTCCACCGTGGACAGCGTCGTCGAGGGGGGAGCCGGAGGCGTCGTCGTGACCACCGTCGACGTGCTCGAGTTGAACTTCCCGCGCGGATCGTCGACCACCCCGATCAGGTAGTACTTGTCGGCCGATGGCTGCAACCGGAGGTTCACGTAATGCTTGTATTCGGAGGGGCCGGACTGCCATTCCAGCCGGTAGTCGATGAAGGTCTTGAGCGCCTCCGTCTTCCGGACGTACCGGTTGATCCCCTCGAGCGTGTCGGTGAGGGAGGTGTGCGCCGTGTTGTCGTTCACCAGCTTCCCGAGGGTCCCCTCCCCCCGGTCGATCTTCGCCATCACCTTCCCGGCGGATTCCAGGGTGTTGTCGAGCTTCGCGGAGGCGTTCTTCAGGTTGGCGATCGACTCCTTCAGGTTCTCCCGGTTGTCCCCCACGACGCCGCTCACCCGCTCGCTCATCTCCTCGAGCTTCCGGACAAGCCCCGGGGTCTCGGTCTTCAGGGTCTCCGAGAACGCCCGGAGGTTGGCGATGGCGGTGCGGACGTCCTCCTTGTTGGCGGAGGAGATGTCGGACAGGTCGGCGGTGAGCTTGTCGATGTTCACCAGGATCCGGTCGAACCGCTGTTCGTTCCCCTGGACGACCGCGCGGAGGGTGGCCGTGGTGGCCCGGACGTCCCGGAGGATGTCGCCGAGCGCCTTCTTCCCCTCGTCCGAGCCGAAGGTCGAGGAGAGCGATTCGGTGAATTTCTTCACGTCGTCGCCGATCGTGTCCAGCTTCCGGACGAGGGCGTCGAGGTTGGTGGGGCTGAGCGTGTTGGAGACCTGCCCCCCGGCCGGGAGGTTCCTCTGCGTTTCCTTCCCCGGGATGAGCTCGACATACTTCTCCCCCAGGAGACCCTGCGTCTGGATGGAGGCGACGGAGTCGACGGGGATGCGGATCTCCGGCCGGATCCGCAGGACGAGACGCGCGCGGGTTCCGGCCAGCTGGATCTCCTCGACCTTCCCGATGGGAACCCCCGCCATCTTCACGTCCGACTTGGGCTCCAGCCCCGCCGCGGAGTCGAAGTCGACGGTGAGACGGTACCCCTTCTCCGCGATCAGCCCCCATTTGCTGACGCGGAACGTGAAGTACGTGAGGACGATGATCCCCAGCAGGACGAAGATTCCGACCCGCGCTTCCCTGGACATCTGCGCGTTGCCCTCCCTTTGGAGGATTACTATATACCAGCGGCGGCGAACCGTGCCCCCGAATCGCCCCGGGGGCGTCGAAACGCCTCCGGCCCGCGCCTCACCCCTCCTCGCGGCTCCCCGCCGCGGCCGCTCCCCCGCCGCGCACGAACCGGACGAACTCCTCGTTCTCGTCGGTGATGGGCCCCCGGGCCTTCCCCTGCACGAACTGGGCGACCACGGGGTTCGACGTGTCGCGGATCTCGTCCGGCGTCCCCACCGCGATGATCTTCCCCTTGTACAGCATCGCGATGTGGTCCGCGATCTTGTACGCGGACGCCATGTCGTGCGTGATCGTGATCGACGTGACGCCCAGCGTCTCCCGGAGCGAGATGATCAGGTCGTTGATGACGTCCGCCATGATCGGGTCCAGCCCCGTCGTCGGCTCGTCGTACAGCATGATGTCGGGCTCCGAGGCGATCGCGCGGGCGAGCCCCACGCGTTTCTTCATCCCGCCCGACAGCTCCGCCGGCATCAGCCGCTGGATCTCCCGCAGCCCCACCATCGACAGCTTCTCCTCCACCACGTCCCGGATCTGCCGCTCCGGGACCTTTCTCAGGCGCCGGAGCGCGAACGCGACGTTCTCTCCCACGTCCAGCGAATCGAACAGCGCCGCCCCCTGGAAGAGCATGCCGAATTTCCGCCGCACGCGGACGAGCTCGGCCTCCCGCATCCGCGTGATGTCCTCCCCGTCGATCAGGATCTCGCCGGCGTCCGGCCGGAGCAGACCGACCGCGCACTTGATGAGGACCGATTTCCCGGTCCCGCTGCCGCCGATGACGACCGTGTTCTTTCCCCGCGGAACGGCCAGGTCGAGCCCGTCCAGCACCACCTTTTTCCCGAACCGCTTCGACAGCCCGCGGATCTCGATCAATCGGCTCGCCTCGCCCCTCCCCGTCAGAACATGAACGAGGTCATGAAGTAGTCGGACACGAGCACCATCATCGAGGACGCGACCACCGCCCGGGTCGTCGCCCGGCCGACCCCTTCCGCCCCCCCCTCCGCCACGAAGCCGTGGTGGCAGGAGATGAGCGCGATCAGGGTCCCGAACACGGAGGCCTTGACCAGCCCGGTGTAGATGTCCTTGAACTCCAGGTACTGGTAGGTCTTGGCGATGTACACGTACGGGTTGGATCCGAGGAGGTAGACCGACACGAAGTATCCGCCGAGGATCCCGACCAGGTCCGCGAAGACGACCAGGATCGGCAGGACGATCGTCGCCGCGAGCACCCGCGGCACGACCAGGTACTTCACCGGGTTGGTCGCCAGCGTGACGAGGGCGTCGATCTGCTCCGTGACCTTCATGGTCCCGAGCTCCGCCGCCATCGATGCGCCGACGCGACCCGAGACCATGAGCCCGGCGAACACGGGACCCAGCTCCCGGGTGATGGAGAGGGCGACCACGGAGCCGACGAAGCTGGTCGCGCCGAACCGCTGGAATCCCGAGTAGCTCTGGAGGGCGAGCACCATCCCGGTGAACGTGGCGGTCACGAGGACGACCGGCATCGACCGCACGCCGACCTCCTCCATCTGCTTCACGATGTTGCGGATCTCCGACGGGGGGCGGAGCGTCCAGGAGAGCACCTGGAGGAAGAGGGAGAAGATGGCCCCGAGGTCCTGCACCATCGCGTAGACGCGGTTGCCGAGCATCTCGGCGGCGCGCGACGCCCCGTTGCCGACCCGACCCTCAGTCAACGGTCCTCCTCGGGATCCTGGCCCCCACCTGGGTCAGGACCTCGTACGGGATCGTGCCGCAGACGCGGGCGATCTCCTCCGCCGTCATCGACGCCTCCCCCATCACCTCGACCTCGGCCCCGATCTCCGCGCCGGGGATACCGGTCACGTCGAGCATCGTGTGGTCCATGCAGACCGTCCCCGCGACCGGGGCCGGGCGGCCCGACACCGACATCCGTCCGTGCCCCGTCAATCCCCGGCGATATCCGTCCGCGTATCCGATCGGCACCACGGCGATCCGCCGGACGCCGCCGCACCGGTACCGGCGGTTGTAGCTCACCGGGTGGCCGTCGGGAAGCTCCTTGAGGGATACGATCCGCGTCACGACCCGCATCACGGGACGGAGGGGGATCGACGTCTCTCCGGGCGGCAGGGGGGAGTAGCCGTACAACGTGATCCCGGGACGGACGGAGTCGAACGGAGTCCCGGCGAACCGGAGGATGCCGGCGCTGTTCAGCGCGTGGACCGTCACGTCCGCTCCGAACCCCGCGCGCACCGCGGGGATCCCCCCGGCGAAGGAGGAAAGCTGCCGTTCCGTGAATTCCCTGTCGTCGGCGGAAGGACCGTCCGCCGAAGACAGGTGCGTCATCCACCCTTCGAGCGCAACCCCCCCGACCGACGGGAGCTCCGCGAGCAGTTCGAGCGCGCGGGCCGGAAGCACGCCGAGCCGCCCCATCCCGGTGTCCACCTTCACGTGCACCGGGAACGCGCGCCCTCCCTTCGACGCGACCCGCGAGAGGACCCTCAGCTGCCTCCGGTCGAAGACCACCGCCGACAGCCGGTGGGCGAACGCCTCCTCCGCCTGCGGCGGGTCGGCCCCCCCCAGCACCACGACCGGCAGGCGGACTCCGCCCTGGCGCAGCTCCACCCCCTCCTCGACGGTGGCGACCCCGAGCATCCGGGCGCCTTCGGCCTCCAGTGCGAGCGCGACGGGAACCGCGCCATGCCCGTAGGCGTTCGCCTTCACGACGGCGAGCACGCCCGTCCCGGCCGGGAGCAGGGAGCGCAACGCCTTGAAGTTGTGCCGGAGGGCCGGGAGGCGGATCTCCGCCACCGTGGGTCGGGCCAAGCGAAAACCTCGCGGGAGAGCGGCATCTCGTGATGGAAAAAGTCTAACCCGTCCCCACGGGCAAGTAAAGAACGCGGAGGCGTTTGACAGTCCGTCGCCCGAGGCCGTATCATGATCCGTACCGCCAGGGGTGCTTTTCGCTGAGAGCCCGCAGCCGCACCGCGGGCAACCCGTCGAACCTGACCCGGGTAATGCCGGCGCAGGGAGCGTGGTGCTCTTCGAACCGTGCCGTTCCCTGGCGCGGTTTTTCATTTTTCACGTTCTCTTTAAGGAAAGGGCGTACAAGGTGCCTGCCAGGCTCCCCATGGATTTCCCCAATTCCCGGCCGACCCTTCCGGTGGACGCCGGGGAGATCTTCCGGCTTCGCCGCGACGCGAAACCGTTCCCGCGCCGGGAGGCGGTTTCCCTTCTCCACTCGCTGTCCCCCCGGCGGCGGCTCGTCCTCCACGAGGCGGCGAGACTCCTCGCCACAGCCGACCCGATGGTGTGGGAGACGGCGGCGGTCATGGCGCGCGCGGTCCGGGAAGAGGTGTTCGGCCGCCGGGTCGTCCTCTTCGCGCCGCTCTATCTCTCCAACGACTGCGGCAACAACTGCCTCTACTGCGGCTTCCGGCGGGGAAACCGCGATGCGGTGCGGATCACGCTCTCTCCGGAGCAGGCGGTCGCGGAGGCGCGGCACCTGGAGAAGAAGGGGTTCCGCCGGATTCTTCTGGTCGCCGGGGAGCATCCGGGAAAGACGAGCGTGGAGTACATCGTCGAAGTCCTTCGGGCGATCTACCGCGGGACCGGGATGCGGATCCTCCACGTCAATGCGGCGCCGATGCCGGTCGAATCGTTCCGGGCATTGAAGGAGGCGGGCGCCGGCGTCTACCAGTGCTTCCAGGAGACGTACCACCCGGAGACGTACGCCCGGATGCACCCGTCGGGCGCCAAGGCCGACTACGCGTGGCGCGTCACCGCGATGGACCGGGCGATCTCCGCCGGGTTCGGGGACGTCGGGATCGGGGCGCTCCTCGGGCTGTTCGACTACCGGTTCGAGGCGCTGTCCGTCCTTCGGCACGCGGAACACCTGCACGAGACGTACGGCGCCTATCCGCACACGATCTCCGTCCCGCGGTTCAAGCGCGCCTTCGGCGCGCCCGTTTCCGCCGCGCCGGTGCCGGTTTCGGACGCCGAGTTCGAGCGGATCGTCGTGCTCTACCGCCTCGCGGTCCCCTCGGCGGGGGTCGTGGTCTCCACGAGGGAGCCCGCCGCGCTTCGGGAGCGGTGCCTCGACATCGGCGCGTCCCAGATCAGCGCCGGCTCCAAGACCGACCCGGGAGGGTACGGGGACGGCTTCCGCAGGCGGGAGTCCGAGCAGTTCGAGGTGGACGACACGCGGTCGATCGGCGAGATGGTCGACGTCCTCCTGCGGCGCGGCCACCTGCCGTCGCTCTGCACCAGCTGCTACCGCCTGCACCGGACGGGCGACACGTTCACGGAAATGGCCCTGGACGGCCACATCCGCGACTTCTGCCTCCCCAACGCGCTGCTGTCGCTGGCGGAGTACGCCGTGGAAAACGCGGACGCCGGGCTGCGCGACCGGTGCCTCGCGGCGGTCGAGGA
Above is a genomic segment from Deltaproteobacteria bacterium containing:
- a CDS encoding ABC transporter permease, encoding MLGNRVYAMVQDLGAIFSLFLQVLSWTLRPPSEIRNIVKQMEEVGVRSMPVVLVTATFTGMVLALQSYSGFQRFGATSFVGSVVALSITRELGPVFAGLMVSGRVGASMAAELGTMKVTEQIDALVTLATNPVKYLVVPRVLAATIVLPILVVFADLVGILGGYFVSVYLLGSNPYVYIAKTYQYLEFKDIYTGLVKASVFGTLIALISCHHGFVAEGGAEGVGRATTRAVVASSMMVLVSDYFMTSFMF
- a CDS encoding DUF89 family protein — translated: MIFLAPECFPCFLLQADLAARAHGASEEERVTLAARIGGMLPDLPSRAEIPADTATRIQEVIREVLAADDPFRPVKERHLARFDEMSRWAKGLVDASPDRWAAAVWMSGFGNIMDSGIIEQDAMDREVGSIARGILEYRLPARFRDRLLSAHRVGVLLDNAGEVAFDVPLLSLLASGGKALWMGVKGGAVIDDLTFPEASELGLSTFGELVSNGNRAVGTVPEMCAGPFRERLASSDLVLSKGQGNFETLVGKYRNSWFLLRCKCPVVSRAVGRPEGELLLLDADGRHAA
- the alr gene encoding alanine racemase codes for the protein MARPTVAEIRLPALRHNFKALRSLLPAGTGVLAVVKANAYGHGAVPVALALEAEGARMLGVATVEEGVELRQGGVRLPVVVLGGADPPQAEEAFAHRLSAVVFDRRQLRVLSRVASKGGRAFPVHVKVDTGMGRLGVLPARALELLAELPSVGGVALEGWMTHLSSADGPSADDREFTERQLSSFAGGIPAVRAGFGADVTVHALNSAGILRFAGTPFDSVRPGITLYGYSPLPPGETSIPLRPVMRVVTRIVSLKELPDGHPVSYNRRYRCGGVRRIAVVPIGYADGYRRGLTGHGRMSVSGRPAPVAGTVCMDHTMLDVTGIPGAEIGAEVEVMGEASMTAEEIARVCGTIPYEVLTQVGARIPRRTVD
- the hydG gene encoding [FeFe] hydrogenase H-cluster radical SAM maturase HydG, whose amino-acid sequence is MPARLPMDFPNSRPTLPVDAGEIFRLRRDAKPFPRREAVSLLHSLSPRRRLVLHEAARLLATADPMVWETAAVMARAVREEVFGRRVVLFAPLYLSNDCGNNCLYCGFRRGNRDAVRITLSPEQAVAEARHLEKKGFRRILLVAGEHPGKTSVEYIVEVLRAIYRGTGMRILHVNAAPMPVESFRALKEAGAGVYQCFQETYHPETYARMHPSGAKADYAWRVTAMDRAISAGFGDVGIGALLGLFDYRFEALSVLRHAEHLHETYGAYPHTISVPRFKRAFGAPVSAAPVPVSDAEFERIVVLYRLAVPSAGVVVSTREPAALRERCLDIGASQISAGSKTDPGGYGDGFRRRESEQFEVDDTRSIGEMVDVLLRRGHLPSLCTSCYRLHRTGDTFTEMALDGHIRDFCLPNALLSLAEYAVENADAGLRDRCLAAVEEGRRELASSPLRGEFESKLAEVLSGGKDRRF
- a CDS encoding MCE family protein, with the protein product MSREARVGIFVLLGIIVLTYFTFRVSKWGLIAEKGYRLTVDFDSAAGLEPKSDVKMAGVPIGKVEEIQLAGTRARLVLRIRPEIRIPVDSVASIQTQGLLGEKYVELIPGKETQRNLPAGGQVSNTLSPTNLDALVRKLDTIGDDVKKFTESLSSTFGSDEGKKALGDILRDVRATTATLRAVVQGNEQRFDRILVNIDKLTADLSDISSANKEDVRTAIANLRAFSETLKTETPGLVRKLEEMSERVSGVVGDNRENLKESIANLKNASAKLDNTLESAGKVMAKIDRGEGTLGKLVNDNTAHTSLTDTLEGINRYVRKTEALKTFIDYRLEWQSGPSEYKHYVNLRLQPSADKYYLIGVVDDPRGKFNSSTSTVVTTTPPAPPSTTLSTVETFENKLKLTALVAKRFHGLTAKGGVMESTGGVGLDYEILKDRLTVGADAFDFARKDLPPHLKLYGNYDIVKNLFVTGGVDDALTNERNLRTLFLGFGIKFADEDLKTILGAVPIKP
- the purE gene encoding 5-(carboxyamino)imidazole ribonucleotide mutase, with the translated sequence MAGKVLILMGSASDAETMREAKKVLDAYGIPSETTVASAHRTPERTHALARNAEKEGFSVIIAGAGCAAHLAGCVAAVTVLPVIGVPLAGSPLAGFDALLSTVQMPGGVPVATMAVGKAGAQNAGHLAAQILSLSSPVLRGKIHARRKAMADAVEEAAKGDS
- the purH gene encoding bifunctional phosphoribosylaminoimidazolecarboxamide formyltransferase/IMP cyclohydrolase; amino-acid sequence: MARIHRAIVSVSDKAGVADFCRALSRLGVELYASGGTAKLLRGKKVPVRLIEEYTGFPEMLDGRVKTLNPRIHGGLLALRGSPEHMKTIGSHGIVPFDMVVVNLYPFEAAIARPGCTREEAIENIDIGGPSMLRSAAKNCQSVAVVCDPADYADILGKLKKNAGNLDEATMAELGRKAFALTARYDAAISNYLGGGEGGRDPFPATFGAQWRRLQALRYGENPHQAAAFYADSSLPDEPTLGGAVQLQGKELSYNNIVDIDAALQLALEFATPAAVVIKHTNPSGVGTSKRRLVDAFKKARECDPVSAYGGVLGFNRPVNAETAREVAGTFFEAVIAPSFDKEARKILSAKANLRVLSTGGEFRWSEGRSYEMKKVSGGLLLQTSDRHVLDPGTLKVVTKRKPTEDELEALLFAWRVCKHVKSNAIVYAMKDRTVGVGAGQMSRVDSARIAVMKAQYPTQGTVVASDAFFPFRDGLDVAAGAGATAAIQPGGSVRDAEVIAAADEHGMAMVFTGVRHFRH
- the purD gene encoding phosphoribosylamine--glycine ligase; translated protein: MGLSVLIVGGGGREHALAWKIAQSPLVTRIYAAPGNPGIARHAECVPVAADDLPKLRDLAVSKRIDLTVVGPEAPLAAGLTDLLTKEGLLVCGPDRAGAQMEGSKVFMKSILRKYGIPTADFRVFDEYDDAEQHVLTRKLPLVIKADGLAAGKGVAVAQTYEEAVGFLKDVMEKRVFGDAGNRVVVEDCLSGEEASYIVFTDGYKIVPLPSSQDHKRIGDDDAGPNTGGMGAYSPAPVVSAQVEERVHREVFDPLLAGLRAEGIVFRGILYAGLMIENGVPRILEFNVRFGDPEAQPLFLRLKSDLVPLLLQCAQGKITDATMEIDPRPTVCVVMASGGYPGSYAKGFPIDGIGEAEKEDGVVVFHAGTALKDGRLVNNGGRVLGVTAIGDTLPGAIGKAYRATGKIHWEGAYHRTDIGRKALSRGSA
- a CDS encoding ABC transporter ATP-binding protein translates to MIEIRGLSKRFGKKVVLDGLDLAVPRGKNTVVIGGSGTGKSVLIKCAVGLLRPDAGEILIDGEDITRMREAELVRVRRKFGMLFQGAALFDSLDVGENVAFALRRLRKVPERQIRDVVEEKLSMVGLREIQRLMPAELSGGMKKRVGLARAIASEPDIMLYDEPTTGLDPIMADVINDLIISLRETLGVTSITITHDMASAYKIADHIAMLYKGKIIAVGTPDEIRDTSNPVVAQFVQGKARGPITDENEEFVRFVRGGGAAAAGSREEG